A genomic segment from Streptosporangium roseum DSM 43021 encodes:
- a CDS encoding MFS transporter: protein MPHVPTEPAEPAGAAALPRANTVVVVLALAGIVVSLMQTLVIPLIPQLPKLLSASAADTSWAITATLLAGAVATPVVGRLGDMYGKRLMLLISIALLVTGSVVAALSHTLAPMVVGRALQGLAAGVIPLGISIMRDELPSERLGAATALMSASLGVGGALGLPAAALLAEYTDWHVLFWVSAGLGALAAVLVLTLVPESAVRSGGRFDLVGAAGLSAGLFCLLLVISKGADWGWTSALTTGLFGASVVVLVLWGWWELRTREPLVDLRTTARRQVLFTNLASAVFGFAMFAMSLVLPQLLQLPEATGYGLGQSMLAMGLVMAPSGLVMMAMAPLSARVSKARGPKVTLMLGAVVVAAGYGLSVAMMSAIWHLVLVSAVIGAGIGLAYGAMPALIMAAVPMSETAAANSLNTLMRSIGTSTSSAAAGVVLAQMTITLGSATVPSENGLRLVMAIGAGAALVAFALAAFLPGRRPASATPTTHTASAVPAEAAP from the coding sequence ATGCCCCATGTCCCCACCGAACCCGCCGAACCCGCCGGGGCGGCCGCCTTGCCGCGGGCGAACACCGTCGTGGTGGTGCTCGCCCTCGCCGGGATCGTGGTCTCGCTGATGCAGACCCTGGTGATCCCGCTGATCCCCCAGCTCCCGAAACTCCTGAGCGCCTCGGCGGCCGACACCAGCTGGGCGATCACCGCCACGCTGCTCGCGGGCGCCGTCGCGACGCCGGTGGTGGGACGGCTGGGAGACATGTACGGCAAGCGGCTCATGCTCCTGATCAGCATTGCCCTGCTGGTGACCGGTTCGGTCGTCGCCGCTCTCAGCCACACCTTGGCGCCCATGGTCGTCGGACGGGCGCTTCAGGGACTGGCAGCCGGTGTCATCCCGCTGGGGATCAGCATCATGCGCGACGAACTGCCGAGCGAACGGCTCGGCGCGGCGACCGCGCTGATGAGCGCCTCGCTGGGCGTGGGCGGCGCGCTCGGCCTGCCTGCCGCCGCCCTCCTGGCCGAATACACCGACTGGCACGTGCTGTTCTGGGTGTCGGCGGGTCTCGGCGCCCTCGCCGCCGTGCTCGTGCTGACGCTCGTGCCGGAGTCCGCGGTCCGCAGCGGAGGCCGCTTCGACCTGGTAGGTGCGGCCGGACTGTCGGCCGGGCTGTTCTGCCTGCTGCTGGTGATCTCCAAGGGCGCCGACTGGGGCTGGACCAGTGCCCTCACCACCGGCCTGTTCGGGGCCTCGGTCGTCGTGCTGGTGCTGTGGGGCTGGTGGGAACTGCGCACCAGGGAACCGCTGGTGGACCTGCGCACCACCGCACGCCGCCAGGTGCTGTTCACCAACCTCGCGTCCGCCGTGTTCGGGTTCGCGATGTTCGCGATGTCCCTGGTGCTCCCGCAACTCCTGCAACTGCCGGAGGCCACCGGCTACGGGCTGGGACAGTCGATGCTGGCCATGGGTCTGGTGATGGCACCTTCCGGGCTGGTGATGATGGCCATGGCGCCGCTGTCCGCGCGGGTCTCGAAAGCCAGGGGCCCCAAGGTGACGCTGATGCTCGGCGCCGTCGTGGTCGCCGCCGGCTACGGCCTGAGCGTCGCAATGATGTCCGCCATATGGCATCTCGTGCTCGTCTCCGCCGTGATCGGAGCCGGCATCGGTCTCGCGTACGGGGCGATGCCCGCGCTCATCATGGCGGCCGTACCCATGTCGGAGACAGCCGCCGCCAACAGCCTCAACACGCTGATGCGGTCCATCGGCACCTCGACCTCCAGCGCGGCGGCCGGCGTCGTCCTGGCCCAGATGACCATCACGCTCGGCTCCGCCACCGTCCCCTCCGAGAACGGCTTGCGCCTGGTCATGGCCATCGGCGCG
- a CDS encoding TetR/AcrR family transcriptional regulator, translating into MAGRTVRAERVGATRESILTAAERLFAEHGVFAVSNRQVSEAAGQGNNAAVGYHFGTKADLVRAIVRKHAEQIEQVRLRMLAEIGDSSNVRDWVACLVRPSAEHLAALGSPTWYARFGAQVMTDPAIRGIMVAESLTSPSLHQVLDGLNRCLPDLPVEVRAERGDMARQLMVHMYAERERALAEGSLTPRSSWHDAATGLIDAIVGLWLAPVTSCP; encoded by the coding sequence ATGGCCGGCAGGACTGTCCGGGCCGAGCGGGTCGGTGCGACGCGGGAGTCGATCCTGACGGCGGCGGAGCGGTTGTTCGCCGAGCACGGGGTGTTCGCCGTGTCCAACCGCCAGGTCAGCGAGGCCGCGGGGCAGGGAAACAACGCCGCGGTCGGCTATCACTTCGGTACCAAGGCCGATCTGGTCCGCGCCATAGTGCGCAAACACGCCGAGCAGATCGAGCAGGTGCGCTTGCGGATGCTGGCCGAGATCGGCGACAGCTCGAATGTGCGCGACTGGGTGGCCTGCCTGGTGCGCCCGAGCGCCGAGCATCTGGCCGCACTGGGCAGCCCCACGTGGTACGCCCGGTTCGGTGCCCAGGTGATGACCGACCCCGCAATCCGCGGGATCATGGTCGCCGAGTCTCTCACCTCGCCGTCGTTGCACCAGGTCCTCGACGGGCTGAACCGGTGCCTTCCCGACCTGCCGGTCGAGGTGCGTGCCGAGCGCGGTGACATGGCCCGCCAGCTGATGGTGCACATGTACGCCGAGCGTGAGCGCGCTCTCGCCGAGGGCTCCCTCACTCCCCGGTCCAGCTGGCACGACGCCGCGACCGGGTTGATCGACGCGATCGTCGGGCTGTGGCTGGCGCCGGTCACGTCCTGCCCGTGA